A single genomic interval of Alcaligenes sp. SDU_A2 harbors:
- the yihA gene encoding ribosome biogenesis GTP-binding protein YihA/YsxC yields the protein MSILHRAQFTISAAQIEQLPPAGPPEVCFVGRSNAGKSSAINVLANQRKLAFSSKTPGRTRLINMFGIPDPLSPGDYLGHLVDLPGYGYAAVARHEKQDWAEILGDYLATRPSIAGIVLLIDIRRGVTELDHRLAQWIAPTGKPVLALLTKADKLPYGRRIKAVAEVRRQLKEIGALQALPFSSTDRIGLLEATEHIENWISPKVVP from the coding sequence ATGTCGATACTGCACCGCGCCCAATTCACGATTTCAGCTGCTCAGATCGAACAGCTGCCGCCTGCCGGCCCACCCGAGGTCTGTTTCGTGGGGCGCTCCAATGCGGGCAAATCATCCGCGATCAATGTGTTGGCCAACCAACGAAAACTGGCTTTTTCCAGTAAAACGCCCGGACGGACACGCCTGATCAATATGTTCGGCATCCCCGATCCGCTCTCGCCGGGCGACTATCTGGGCCATCTGGTGGACTTGCCCGGGTACGGCTATGCCGCCGTGGCTCGTCACGAAAAGCAGGACTGGGCCGAGATCCTGGGCGACTACCTGGCAACGCGACCTTCGATTGCCGGCATTGTGCTGTTAATCGATATCCGGCGTGGCGTCACCGAACTGGACCATCGCCTGGCACAATGGATCGCCCCAACCGGTAAACCCGTGCTTGCTTTGCTGACCAAGGCCGACAAGCTCCCCTATGGTCGGCGCATCAAGGCCGTGGCTGAAGTACGCCGCCAGCTCAAGGAAATCGGCGCGCTGCAGGCCCTGCCCTTTTCGTCCACCGATCGGATCGGCCTGCTTGAAGCGACCGAACACATCGAAAACTGGATTTCTCCAAAGGTTGTTCCATGA